A genomic segment from Terriglobia bacterium encodes:
- a CDS encoding substrate-binding domain-containing protein: MQRRLASVLLLLLASAAATCGGPAGTANGAKAVGVTLLTRGHLFYRDLEEGLLAEAAKDGYRLIVTSAEFDLGKQAAQIEDFVARKVDAIVVCPVDSKGVGPGIRRANAAGIPVFTADIAAQEGDVVCHVASDNVAGGRLAGEYLAKLLNGIGKVAIVDQPAITSVLDRVQGFREAIAKHAGMSVVADVNGQGVRDRSLEAASDVLLAHPDLDGIFGINDDSALGALDAVRQLARDRVAIVGYDATPPAVDAIRKGTALKADVIQYPRKIGAATVEMIRRHFAGEAIPRTVPVDVGILDRAALDR, translated from the coding sequence ATGCAGCGTCGCCTCGCGTCAGTCCTTCTCCTGCTTCTCGCCTCGGCCGCGGCGACCTGCGGCGGCCCTGCCGGCACCGCGAACGGCGCCAAGGCGGTCGGCGTCACGTTGCTGACGAGGGGCCACCTCTTCTACCGTGACCTCGAGGAAGGGCTCCTCGCGGAGGCGGCGAAGGACGGCTACCGGCTGATCGTGACGTCCGCGGAGTTCGATCTCGGGAAGCAGGCGGCGCAGATCGAAGACTTCGTCGCGCGGAAAGTGGACGCGATCGTGGTCTGCCCCGTGGATTCGAAAGGGGTCGGACCCGGGATCAGGAGGGCCAACGCGGCCGGCATCCCCGTGTTCACCGCGGACATCGCGGCACAGGAGGGGGACGTCGTCTGCCACGTCGCGTCGGACAACGTGGCGGGCGGGAGACTGGCCGGGGAGTACCTCGCGAAGCTCCTGAACGGAATCGGCAAGGTCGCCATCGTGGACCAGCCGGCGATCACGTCCGTGCTGGACCGCGTCCAGGGGTTCCGGGAGGCGATCGCGAAGCACGCCGGGATGTCGGTGGTCGCCGACGTCAACGGGCAGGGAGTGCGGGACCGCTCTCTCGAGGCCGCGTCCGACGTCCTCCTGGCGCACCCGGACCTCGACGGCATCTTCGGGATCAACGACGACTCGGCGCTCGGCGCCCTGGATGCGGTGAGGCAGCTCGCGCGGGACCGGGTCGCGATCGTCGGGTACGACGCCACCCCTCCCGCGGTGGACGCGATCCGGAAGGGGACCGCGCTCAAGGCCGACGTGATCCAGTACCCGCGGAAGATCGGCGCGGCGACCGTCGAGATGATCCGCCGCCACTTCGCGGGCGAGGCGATCCCGAGAACGGTGCCGGTCGACGTGGGCATCCTGGACCGCGCCGCGCTCGACCGATGA
- a CDS encoding phage holin family protein, whose amino-acid sequence MKMILHLLINAAALWVAVRLIPGITYHGGPVPLLGVALVFGVLNVLVKPLATLFSLPFVVLTLGLFLLVINALMLWLTSALSGTLGLRFHVAGFVSALLGSIVVSFVSMVLSAFVKGEGRG is encoded by the coding sequence ATGAAGATGATCCTGCACCTGCTCATCAACGCCGCCGCGCTCTGGGTCGCGGTGCGGCTCATCCCCGGGATCACCTACCACGGGGGGCCGGTGCCGCTGCTCGGCGTCGCGCTGGTGTTCGGCGTCCTGAACGTCCTCGTGAAGCCCCTGGCGACGCTCTTCAGCCTGCCGTTCGTCGTGCTGACCCTGGGCCTCTTCCTGCTGGTGATCAACGCGCTGATGCTGTGGCTCACCAGCGCCCTGTCCGGGACGCTCGGCCTCCGGTTCCACGTCGCGGGGTTCGTCTCGGCGCTCCTCGGATCGATCGTCGTGAGCTTCGTGAGCATGGTGCTCTCCGCGTTCGTGAAGGGTGAGGGACGCGGTTGA
- a CDS encoding DUF2142 domain-containing protein, translating into MAPLPRRRERILVGALCAVAAIRVLVFSAAFPLFDNVDEKSHFDVVYRYSRGDLPRGLEPKSAGAVRIIRYCETWEYLSAPEKYEEGRTPPPGWTVGPEVLRIALDRAVADEARVTNAESTQPPLYYLVAGAWYRLGQLLGLRQGFGAYWIRFLNVPLVALIVWVVHLVARALAPGEAAIRLGAPLLAAFLPQDAFFSIGNDVLSPLTAGLAFFALLSIGARATGGMGIHALAGLAVSASLLTKLTNLPILAIAAAVAAIELIAARRRGELPAVWPRVVLLASTIALPAGAWALRNYVLMGDFTGMAQKAARLGWTPKPAAELLHHPIFTPAGSWQFLGFVLASFWRGEFTWHGTPLAWGGVDLFYAASSLLLVGVAAAAAFARGPAESCGERFGIRAGLGLVVLSILLLAWGSIAYDFGRCRYPSTEFPYIASGRLIGGAMAPFLCLYAIGLKRLLSRLGAGRAALPLLILLALAMVSMEVVLSLDVFGSRFNWFHMVAP; encoded by the coding sequence ATGGCTCCGCTACCACGGCGCCGCGAGAGGATCCTCGTCGGCGCGCTGTGCGCGGTCGCGGCGATCCGCGTGCTCGTCTTCTCCGCCGCGTTCCCCCTGTTCGACAACGTGGACGAGAAGTCTCATTTCGACGTCGTCTACCGTTACTCCCGCGGCGACCTCCCCAGGGGGCTCGAGCCGAAGAGCGCCGGCGCGGTCCGGATCATCCGGTACTGCGAGACGTGGGAATATCTCTCTGCGCCGGAGAAGTACGAAGAAGGAAGGACCCCGCCCCCGGGCTGGACCGTCGGCCCGGAGGTGCTGCGAATTGCCCTGGATCGGGCCGTCGCCGACGAAGCGCGAGTCACCAACGCGGAGTCGACCCAGCCGCCGCTCTACTACCTCGTCGCCGGAGCATGGTACCGGCTCGGGCAGCTCCTGGGGCTCCGGCAGGGGTTTGGCGCCTACTGGATCCGTTTCCTCAACGTGCCGCTCGTGGCGTTGATCGTGTGGGTCGTGCATCTCGTGGCGCGCGCGCTCGCGCCCGGGGAGGCGGCGATCCGTCTCGGGGCGCCGCTCCTGGCCGCCTTCCTCCCCCAGGACGCCTTCTTCTCCATCGGAAACGACGTGCTCTCGCCCCTCACCGCCGGGCTGGCGTTCTTCGCCCTGCTGAGCATCGGGGCACGGGCGACCGGGGGGATGGGGATTCACGCCCTGGCGGGCCTCGCGGTGTCGGCGAGCCTGCTGACGAAACTGACGAACCTGCCGATTCTCGCGATCGCAGCGGCCGTCGCCGCGATCGAGCTGATCGCCGCTCGGCGCCGCGGGGAGCTGCCTGCGGTCTGGCCGAGGGTCGTCTTGCTCGCATCGACGATCGCGCTCCCGGCGGGGGCGTGGGCACTGCGCAACTACGTGCTCATGGGAGATTTCACGGGCATGGCGCAGAAGGCGGCGCGGCTCGGCTGGACTCCGAAGCCCGCGGCGGAGCTGCTCCACCACCCGATCTTCACGCCCGCCGGATCGTGGCAATTCCTCGGTTTCGTGCTCGCGAGCTTCTGGCGGGGGGAGTTCACCTGGCACGGAACGCCGCTGGCGTGGGGCGGCGTCGACCTTTTCTACGCGGCCTCGTCCCTTCTCCTCGTCGGCGTGGCCGCCGCGGCGGCGTTCGCGCGAGGGCCGGCCGAATCCTGCGGCGAGCGCTTCGGCATTCGCGCGGGCCTCGGGCTCGTGGTCCTGTCGATCCTGCTTCTGGCCTGGGGCTCCATCGCGTACGACTTCGGGCGCTGCCGATACCCGTCTACGGAGTTTCCGTACATCGCGTCCGGTCGCCTGATCGGCGGCGCCATGGCGCCATTCCTGTGTCTGTACGCGATCGGGCTCAAGAGGCTGCTCTCGCGCCTGGGCGCCGGGCGCGCGGCTCTCCCGCTCCTCATTCTCTTGGCGCTCGCCATGGTCTCGATGGAGGTCGTGCTCTCCCTCGATGTGTTCGGGAGCCGTTTCAACTGGTTCCACATGGTCGCGCCGTGA
- a CDS encoding sugar ABC transporter ATP-binding protein — protein sequence MSALLELRGIVKRYGAVLALDRVDFDVARGEVHALVGENGAGKSTLMKILAGAVPRDAGSVLVDGTEAVLDSPADSQRLGIGMIHQDLKIVPEMTVAENLLLGAEPLVERTPFIDRRAMERTARAALAQLGEVLDPAAKAGRLGVARQQIVEIARAISRKVRVLALDEPTAPLTGREIARLFDVVRRLRGEGAGIVYISHRLDEVFEIADRVTVLRDGRTVASAPASTIDRATLVRWMVGREITEGARTAERAPGEEILRLEEVAAGGLGPVTLRLHRGEILGLAGLVGAGRTELARLIFGADRAERGRMLLEGKVIAPRSPREAIDLGIALLTEDRNRLGLVPTMGVRENVTLADLRALGRGIFTSRRREAVATKRHVDRLRIRTPSLDTRVDELSGGNRQKVVLARWLEARSKVLIFDEPTAGVDVAAKAEILALVRELAAGGAGVIVISSDLPELLGLSDRVLVLCSGRIAGDLAACDATPERVMSLATGGGSEAA from the coding sequence ATGAGCGCCCTTCTCGAGCTGCGCGGCATCGTCAAGCGGTACGGCGCGGTGCTGGCCCTCGACCGGGTGGACTTCGACGTTGCGCGAGGCGAGGTCCATGCCCTCGTCGGGGAGAACGGCGCCGGGAAGTCCACGCTGATGAAGATCCTCGCCGGCGCGGTTCCCCGTGACGCCGGCAGCGTTCTGGTGGATGGGACGGAGGCCGTCCTCGACTCGCCGGCCGACTCGCAGCGCCTCGGCATCGGGATGATCCACCAGGATCTCAAGATCGTTCCGGAGATGACCGTCGCGGAGAACCTGCTCCTCGGCGCCGAGCCTCTCGTCGAGAGGACGCCGTTCATCGACCGGCGGGCGATGGAGCGGACCGCCCGCGCGGCGCTCGCGCAGCTGGGGGAGGTTCTCGACCCGGCGGCGAAGGCGGGAAGGCTCGGCGTCGCGCGCCAGCAGATCGTCGAGATCGCCCGGGCGATCTCCCGGAAGGTCCGGGTCCTCGCCCTCGACGAGCCGACCGCTCCGCTGACCGGCCGCGAGATCGCGCGCCTGTTCGACGTCGTGCGGCGCTTGAGGGGCGAGGGGGCCGGGATCGTCTACATCTCCCACCGGCTCGACGAGGTGTTCGAGATCGCCGATCGCGTGACGGTCCTGCGCGACGGCCGGACGGTGGCGAGCGCGCCCGCCTCGACGATCGACCGGGCGACCCTCGTCCGGTGGATGGTCGGGCGGGAGATCACGGAAGGCGCGAGGACGGCGGAGCGCGCGCCTGGCGAGGAGATCCTCCGGCTCGAGGAGGTCGCGGCCGGAGGGCTCGGGCCGGTGACCCTGAGACTGCACCGCGGGGAGATCCTGGGACTCGCGGGGCTCGTGGGTGCGGGCAGGACGGAGCTGGCGCGTCTGATCTTCGGCGCGGACCGCGCCGAGAGGGGAAGGATGCTCCTCGAGGGAAAGGTGATCGCCCCTCGCTCGCCGAGGGAAGCGATCGACCTGGGCATCGCGCTCCTCACCGAGGACCGGAACCGGCTCGGCCTCGTTCCCACGATGGGCGTCAGGGAGAACGTGACGCTCGCGGACCTCCGGGCGCTCGGCCGTGGGATCTTCACCAGCCGGCGGCGGGAGGCGGTGGCGACCAAGCGCCACGTGGACCGGCTCCGGATAAGAACGCCTTCCCTCGACACGAGGGTCGACGAGTTGAGCGGAGGCAACCGGCAGAAGGTGGTGCTCGCGCGCTGGCTCGAAGCCCGATCCAAGGTGCTGATCTTCGACGAGCCCACCGCCGGCGTCGACGTGGCCGCGAAGGCGGAGATCCTCGCGCTGGTGCGCGAGCTGGCGGCAGGCGGCGCGGGGGTGATCGTGATCTCGTCGGACCTGCCGGAGCTCCTCGGCCTCAGCGACCGCGTCCTGGTCCTCTGCTCCGGGCGGATCGCCGGGGACCTGGCCGCGTGCGACGCCACGCCGGAGCGGGTCATGTCCCTGGCGACCGGCGGCGGGAGTGAGGCCGCGTGA
- a CDS encoding CoA-binding protein, translating into MPTLDPHPSDVMELLRRRGPGTRIAVAGASTNPEKYGNKIVRNLKGKGYTVLPVNPKEDLVEGLSVAHSIGELEKPVDILVMVTPPPATLRLMKEAADAGLSAVWLQDGSFDDAVLEFAATAPFKTVHDACVMVASNF; encoded by the coding sequence ATGCCGACACTCGATCCGCATCCTTCCGATGTGATGGAGCTGCTCCGCCGACGCGGCCCCGGGACCCGCATCGCGGTAGCGGGAGCGAGCACCAACCCGGAGAAATACGGCAACAAGATCGTCCGCAATCTGAAGGGGAAGGGGTACACCGTCCTGCCGGTGAACCCGAAGGAGGACCTGGTCGAGGGTCTTTCCGTCGCGCACTCGATCGGCGAGCTCGAGAAGCCGGTGGACATCCTGGTGATGGTCACGCCGCCGCCGGCGACGCTCCGCCTGATGAAGGAGGCGGCGGACGCCGGCCTCTCCGCAGTGTGGCTCCAGGACGGGAGCTTCGACGACGCGGTGCTCGAGTTCGCGGCGACCGCCCCGTTCAAGACCGTCCACGACGCCTGCGTCATGGTGGCCAGCAACTTCTGA
- the rbsC gene encoding ribose ABC transporter permease (functions to transport ribose at high affinity; forms a complex with RbsA2C2B), which produces MSPGGRGAAWRRIAELGLAVALAAECVAFAALSPHFLTAENLLNVSLQASITAIIAAGMTFVILTGGIDLSVGSVVAVAGIVATSTLKAGLPPSAGIPLAILAALAFGALSGSIAGLFVTRFRVAPFIVTLALMTVWRGTAFVATEGRPIWELPESFGTLGSGRPLGVPLPSLVMLGVYAAAHVVLLHTRFGRYVLAVGGNAEAARLAGIRTGRVVAGVYVLCGVLSAASGVLLASRMNSGQPNAGMMYELDVIAAVVVGGTSLSGGRGSIAGTFLGAMLIAVLRNGLNLLNVNSYVQQVVVGVVILLAVLADTTRKR; this is translated from the coding sequence GTGAGCCCGGGGGGGCGCGGGGCGGCGTGGCGGAGGATCGCCGAGCTGGGGCTCGCCGTGGCGCTCGCGGCGGAGTGCGTCGCGTTCGCGGCCCTGTCCCCGCATTTCCTCACCGCCGAGAACCTCCTGAACGTCTCGCTCCAGGCCTCGATCACCGCGATCATCGCCGCCGGGATGACCTTCGTCATCCTCACCGGCGGGATCGACCTCTCGGTGGGGTCGGTGGTCGCGGTCGCCGGGATCGTCGCCACGTCGACGCTCAAGGCGGGCCTCCCGCCGTCGGCCGGCATTCCGCTCGCGATCCTCGCCGCCCTGGCGTTCGGCGCGCTCTCGGGGTCGATCGCGGGCCTCTTCGTGACCCGGTTCAGGGTGGCGCCCTTCATCGTGACCCTGGCGCTGATGACGGTCTGGCGCGGGACCGCGTTCGTGGCGACGGAGGGACGGCCGATCTGGGAGCTGCCGGAGAGCTTCGGCACTCTCGGAAGCGGGCGTCCTCTGGGCGTTCCACTCCCGTCTCTGGTGATGCTCGGGGTGTACGCCGCCGCGCACGTCGTCCTCCTCCACACCCGGTTCGGCCGGTACGTGCTCGCGGTCGGCGGGAACGCCGAGGCCGCCCGCCTCGCCGGGATCAGAACCGGTCGCGTGGTCGCGGGCGTCTATGTGCTCTGCGGCGTCCTCTCGGCGGCGAGCGGGGTCCTCCTCGCGTCGAGGATGAACTCCGGCCAGCCGAACGCGGGGATGATGTACGAGCTGGACGTGATCGCGGCGGTGGTGGTCGGGGGCACGAGCCTCTCGGGCGGGCGCGGCTCGATCGCGGGGACGTTCCTAGGGGCGATGCTGATCGCGGTGCTGAGGAACGGCCTGAACCTCTTGAACGTGAACTCCTACGTCCAGCAGGTGGTCGTCGGCGTCGTGATCCTGCTGGCGGTGCTGGCGGACACGACGAGGAAGAGATGA